A part of Dehalogenimonas sp. W genomic DNA contains:
- a CDS encoding site-specific DNA-methyltransferase codes for MTEQPEHFDLNSHHIAEEKQEELLRLFPEVRTEGGKIDFERLKLALGEMVDVGKERYGMNWPGKAECFRTIQQPSMATLRPAPEESVNFDTTENLIIEGDNLEVLKLLQKSYLGKIKMIYIDPPYNTGNDFIYPDNYTESLQTYLEYTGQVDTEGKRFGNNTDSEGRFHSKWVNMMYPRLFLAKNLLRTDGIIFISIDDNEAVNLRRICDEIFGEENCFAQIPWQSRTSVQNDTDLSIQHEYIVAYARVRRQEHRRLKESNNNLWHDLPSFAAHPLPADKTRYDNPDNDPRGPWKADPFDAPNIRENLTYSIVNPNTGQEHWPPPGRCWRTEQQRFNELLQDRRIIFGKSGDARPQLKVFYEEKKEFGEVPTSWFDGASYGTVTSATQELQDLFGGNSPFPFPKPSSLIRALLTISTKHDDIVMDFFAGAGSTAHAVLDVNHRDGVNRKFVMIQLPEPTAREDYPTIADICKERVRRVIKKLNAQDAGKLDLNGGKKQDCGFRVFKLADSNFKTWNAHGSQDSASLEKQLELHIDHIKDGRDIDDLLYELLLKSGFPLTTPVEKLTLAGKDIISVAEGLMFICLEKEISLELIKAMADKKPERVVCLDAGFVGNDQLKANAVQIFKTKEIKKFETV; via the coding sequence ATGACCGAACAACCAGAACACTTTGACCTGAACTCCCACCATATAGCGGAAGAAAAACAGGAAGAACTTCTGCGCCTTTTCCCAGAGGTCCGAACCGAAGGCGGTAAAATTGACTTTGAACGCCTCAAGTTGGCATTGGGTGAGATGGTAGATGTAGGTAAAGAACGCTATGGCATGAACTGGCCGGGCAAAGCCGAATGCTTCAGAACCATCCAACAACCAAGCATGGCGACTCTGCGCCCAGCCCCGGAAGAGAGCGTTAACTTCGATACCACCGAAAACCTGATAATCGAAGGCGACAATCTGGAGGTGCTCAAACTTCTTCAGAAGTCATATTTGGGCAAGATTAAAATGATCTATATTGACCCGCCTTACAACACCGGAAACGACTTCATCTACCCGGATAATTATACAGAGTCACTCCAGACTTACCTTGAATACACCGGTCAGGTGGACACGGAAGGAAAGAGGTTTGGTAATAACACTGATTCTGAAGGACGTTTCCATTCGAAGTGGGTGAACATGATGTACCCGCGGTTGTTTTTAGCAAAGAATCTGCTGAGAACAGATGGCATAATTTTTATTAGTATCGATGATAATGAAGCGGTGAATCTAAGGCGCATCTGTGATGAAATCTTCGGAGAAGAGAATTGCTTTGCTCAAATTCCCTGGCAATCCAGGACATCGGTGCAGAATGACACTGACCTTAGTATTCAGCACGAATACATAGTTGCGTATGCTCGCGTCCGTCGCCAAGAGCATCGCCGCTTAAAAGAATCAAATAACAACCTTTGGCATGATCTGCCGAGTTTCGCTGCCCACCCTTTACCTGCGGATAAGACAAGGTATGATAACCCGGATAACGATCCCAGAGGACCTTGGAAAGCTGATCCTTTCGATGCCCCAAATATCAGAGAAAATTTAACATATTCAATTGTTAACCCGAATACTGGTCAAGAACATTGGCCTCCTCCCGGAAGGTGTTGGAGGACGGAACAACAAAGGTTCAATGAGCTTCTACAAGACCGTAGAATAATATTCGGCAAATCCGGAGATGCACGTCCTCAACTTAAAGTTTTCTATGAAGAAAAGAAGGAATTCGGTGAAGTTCCGACGTCTTGGTTCGATGGAGCTTCATATGGCACAGTCACTTCGGCGACACAAGAACTTCAAGACCTATTCGGTGGGAATAGTCCTTTCCCATTTCCCAAACCAAGTTCATTAATCCGTGCTCTTTTAACCATCTCGACCAAACACGATGATATTGTCATGGACTTTTTCGCCGGTGCAGGTTCTACTGCCCACGCGGTTCTCGATGTGAACCATCGGGACGGAGTTAACCGTAAATTCGTAATGATTCAACTCCCCGAGCCGACCGCGCGTGAAGACTATCCAACAATCGCTGACATCTGCAAAGAACGCGTCCGTCGTGTCATCAAGAAACTGAACGCCCAGGATGCCGGCAAACTTGATCTTAACGGCGGCAAGAAACAAGACTGCGGCTTCCGTGTTTTCAAGTTGGCGGACTCCAACTTCAAGACTTGGAACGCCCACGGTTCTCAGGACTCGGCATCACTGGAAAAACAGCTTGAATTACATATTGACCACATCAAAGACGGACGCGATATCGACGACCTATTGTATGAACTGCTGCTTAAGAGTGGATTCCCGTTGACTACTCCTGTCGAAAAACTGACTTTAGCCGGGAAGGATATTATTTCCGTGGCTGAGGGGCTCATGTTCATCTGTCTGGAAAAGGAAATCAGCCTGGAACTTATCAAAGCCATGGCGGACAAGAAACCGGAGCGTGTGGTGTGCCTGGATGCCGGTTTCGTCGGCAATGACCAGTTGAAGGCCAACGCCGTCCAGATATTCAAGACCAAAGAGATCAAGAAGTTCGAGACGGTATAG
- a CDS encoding DUF488 domain-containing protein, which translates to MDTTLKLPEKTASEQRLSKAYWNRNHFSANPEFYTIGYSGQTIQSFITTLQKAGVATLIDIRFTPVSRYKPDFSKTNLKNALESNGIIYTHRPDWGIPRDIRAYGIGKDTRNDIWRWYDSNVLPNIVSDNLNEFFNSLEHPVALMCVELDPTECHRHRVFLELERRGFGGRDL; encoded by the coding sequence TTGGATACCACCCTCAAGCTACCGGAAAAAACAGCGTCGGAACAGCGGTTAAGTAAAGCCTACTGGAACCGAAATCATTTCTCTGCTAACCCTGAGTTTTACACTATCGGTTACTCCGGGCAAACAATCCAGAGTTTTATCACTACTCTCCAAAAAGCTGGTGTAGCAACATTGATTGACATCAGATTTACACCGGTAAGCCGGTATAAACCAGACTTCAGTAAGACTAATCTGAAAAATGCCCTCGAAAGTAATGGCATCATCTATACTCATCGGCCCGATTGGGGTATTCCAAGAGATATAAGGGCATATGGCATAGGAAAAGATACGAGAAACGATATTTGGCGCTGGTATGATTCTAACGTTCTACCTAATATTGTCAGTGACAATCTTAACGAATTCTTCAACTCCTTGGAACACCCTGTGGCTTTGATGTGTGTTGAGCTAGACCCTACCGAATGCCACAGACACAGAGTGTTCTTGGAGCTTGAGCGGCGAGGATTTGGTGGGCGAGATCTTTAG
- a CDS encoding helix-turn-helix domain-containing protein, which yields MPRKKVEKADKELDRVYLTFTEAQRCLGVSHDTMYKLMKQGLPSHKIGRKRVFLQEELIQWIKEH from the coding sequence ATGCCGAGGAAAAAGGTCGAAAAAGCTGACAAGGAACTCGACCGAGTGTATTTAACGTTTACTGAAGCTCAACGCTGCTTGGGTGTATCTCACGACACAATGTATAAGCTGATGAAACAAGGGTTGCCCTCTCACAAAATCGGCCGAAAGAGAGTGTTCCTCCAAGAGGAATTGATCCAATGGATTAAAGAGCATTAA
- a CDS encoding fibronectin type III domain-containing protein, which translates to MAMLRTTSLLFMVSILVVATACSSVVPPQNIQNNQQSTTVSPITSTSNAPLSPSELNGQLNSNTVFLSWRVNSTDETGFKVYRNGTLITTLPAKTNTYQDAGLTLGTSYTYQVRAFNEGGESGAATFTLNVPAMQAPSPPSNLVALTPSSSSVSLQWSDNSSNESGFRVYRDGSLIGTVNTNTNIFPDKGLQPGKTYTYIVKAYNSTGESGGASCIAKTPNPPMNITLEYAVLSDNKSGLLTSYLGTTFIVLTSDGVSPPHTEVFQQQGIYFQNYMTQKINQTLWHTDRASENVRVSIMAVSRMTTSPFGSILASLGSLWANSQGIPVSASDIQQVLGPTGDQLVGYYDLGLLNSTNAWGIGQQFKGVGYGDIKLWLSVWSETQPALGATPIVNPSVKIGTVDGPTQILAGNTYSYTVTLVNTELHQVDLVLTVESTIPNTQPVTQQVAIGGNSSTNVTFNLRFDQPGARTLTFSLAVSGRVFQSSTKSINASGPLSIVFDGWYVSGAKVTSARVGQNVTAKLTVTGGAAGAYTLQIYRDISLFPDQLTKDVTFTYNGNSTTIEITFTPNVASGYHYSLTNGISIWSQDQPTYPPRLQVTD; encoded by the coding sequence ATGGCGATGTTGAGAACAACGAGCTTGCTCTTCATGGTGTCTATCTTGGTCGTCGCAACGGCTTGTTCGAGCGTTGTTCCTCCTCAAAATATACAAAATAACCAACAATCAACGACCGTCTCTCCAATCACTTCGACCTCCAATGCCCCGTTGTCTCCTTCCGAATTGAATGGACAATTAAACTCGAATACCGTGTTTCTTTCCTGGAGGGTAAATTCGACCGACGAAACGGGTTTTAAGGTCTATCGGAACGGAACACTGATTACCACGTTACCCGCTAAAACTAATACATACCAAGACGCCGGCCTAACCCTTGGAACGTCCTATACCTATCAGGTAAGGGCGTTTAATGAAGGTGGGGAATCGGGAGCCGCAACTTTCACTCTCAATGTTCCGGCTATGCAGGCGCCCTCGCCACCATCCAATCTTGTTGCTTTAACCCCTTCTTCATCCTCAGTGAGTCTTCAATGGTCAGACAACTCTAGTAACGAGTCGGGTTTCCGAGTTTATCGGGATGGCAGCTTGATCGGCACAGTAAATACCAATACCAATATTTTTCCAGATAAAGGGCTTCAACCTGGCAAGACATACACCTACATTGTCAAAGCGTATAACAGTACCGGTGAATCCGGTGGCGCAAGCTGCATAGCCAAAACCCCGAATCCGCCGATGAATATCACTCTTGAGTATGCAGTCCTTTCCGACAACAAATCGGGACTGCTGACGTCATACCTAGGTACAACATTTATTGTGTTGACCTCTGACGGAGTCAGCCCTCCGCATACAGAGGTCTTCCAACAACAAGGTATCTATTTCCAGAACTATATGACTCAGAAGATAAACCAAACACTTTGGCATACTGATCGTGCTAGCGAAAACGTCCGGGTAAGCATAATGGCTGTAAGCCGCATGACTACCTCACCTTTTGGCAGTATTTTGGCTTCTCTCGGTTCGCTTTGGGCTAACTCCCAGGGGATTCCAGTGAGCGCTTCAGATATTCAACAGGTATTGGGCCCCACCGGTGATCAGCTTGTTGGCTATTACGATCTTGGCTTGTTGAATTCAACTAATGCCTGGGGTATCGGACAGCAGTTTAAAGGCGTGGGTTACGGAGATATAAAGCTATGGCTTTCGGTATGGTCAGAAACGCAGCCGGCACTAGGGGCAACGCCTATCGTGAATCCCAGTGTGAAAATAGGTACAGTTGATGGTCCAACTCAAATCTTGGCAGGAAATACATACTCTTACACGGTGACTTTGGTAAACACGGAATTACATCAGGTCGATCTTGTGCTTACTGTGGAATCTACAATTCCTAATACTCAACCTGTAACACAACAGGTAGCCATCGGTGGAAACTCAAGTACAAACGTTACTTTTAATTTGAGGTTCGACCAACCAGGAGCGAGGACGCTCACTTTCTCGCTCGCTGTATCGGGTCGAGTTTTTCAATCGTCAACTAAAAGTATAAATGCATCTGGTCCTTTATCAATCGTTTTCGATGGCTGGTATGTTTCAGGTGCGAAGGTCACTTCAGCCCGAGTAGGGCAAAACGTTACAGCCAAACTTACCGTCACCGGAGGAGCAGCCGGAGCCTACACGCTTCAAATATACCGAGACATTAGCTTGTTCCCCGATCAGTTAACCAAGGATGTTACTTTCACATATAACGGCAATTCCACAACAATTGAGATTACTTTTACCCCGAATGTAGCTTCGGGTTATCACTATTCGCTTACAAACGGAATCTCAATTTGGTCACAAGATCAGCCCACTTATCCACCGCGGCTCCAGGTTACGGATTAA
- a CDS encoding SNF2-related protein encodes MSITDYHAKLYAHELTRRCSSDSVEKLTSVLADAQVDLNPHQVEAALFAFRNPFSRGAILADEVGLGKTIEAGLLLSQKWAERKHRLLVIVPANLRKQWSQELSDKFNLPSVILENRSFNDMIRSGNLNPFKQEAIILCSYQFAKKMEPYIRQIQWALVVIDEAHRLRNVYKTSSKIASVIKQAVAPFPKVLLTATPLQNSLLELYGLVSIIDDYAFGDLRSFRARFTRLSNETDFTDLKERLKPICKRTLRRQVLEYIKYTNRHAIVQEFVPSDQEQKLYDLVTEYLQCPTLYALPASQRQLMTLILRKLLASSTYAISATLEGLANKLEAAAIVAEAVDTMPEDLPANLEELDELADEWDEDENASTPGQKNKLAPEQLAELRLEMAQLREFHALAKSIVRNSKGEVLLTALRKGFAAASHAQEKQGATTLQQKAVIFTESRRTQEYLFNVLQQTEFAGKVMLFNGTNTDSLSKGILQRWLEKHAGTDRISGSPSANMRAALVEHFRDDASILIATEAAAEGINLQFCNLVVNYDLPWNPQRIEQRIGRCHRYGQKYDVVVVNFLNKSNAADQRVYELLDEKFRLFNGVFGASDEVLGIVESGVDFEKRIASIYQQCRTQEQIQFEFDQLQKELEVQIVEGQRDAREKLLDNFDQEVVEKVRIQSHDYLDRFNGLLWMITQHLLGDYANFDGTAHTFTLLKNPFPKETIHPGPYRMGKAVDDVNTYRVGHPLAQRLLSRASSLQTPSAHVVFDYAGSGKNITCLQSFLGKSGWLQCCLCTVTALETEDHLVFAGVTDEGQLLDDTQCRRLFDLAGQTENTLALPGEISQRLDQQVSARRQEILTSMDNRNGRWFEVEMDKLDKWAEDRRVSLRTELEDLDDALKEARKAARMAPNLPDKLERQREIRKFETKRDEAWRNYDQASRDVDRQKDTLLDEISQRLQQATEKTTLFSLRWVLT; translated from the coding sequence ATGAGTATTACCGATTATCACGCAAAACTCTATGCCCATGAACTGACTAGGCGCTGCTCTTCTGACAGTGTTGAAAAACTGACTTCAGTCCTCGCCGATGCTCAGGTTGATCTAAACCCTCATCAAGTCGAAGCGGCACTTTTTGCCTTCAGAAACCCCTTTTCTCGTGGCGCCATCCTAGCCGATGAAGTTGGCCTTGGGAAGACGATTGAAGCTGGTCTTCTTCTTTCCCAGAAGTGGGCGGAACGCAAACATCGCCTTTTAGTTATTGTCCCAGCCAACCTTCGCAAACAATGGAGCCAGGAACTTTCAGACAAATTCAATCTACCCTCAGTGATTCTGGAGAACCGCAGTTTCAACGATATGATCCGCTCCGGCAATCTCAACCCCTTCAAGCAAGAAGCCATTATTTTATGTTCATATCAGTTTGCCAAGAAGATGGAGCCTTACATTCGTCAGATACAATGGGCATTGGTAGTCATAGATGAAGCTCACCGGCTGCGCAACGTTTATAAAACCTCCAGCAAAATAGCCTCGGTTATCAAACAGGCCGTTGCCCCTTTCCCCAAAGTGTTATTGACTGCGACGCCATTGCAGAATTCCTTGCTGGAGCTATATGGACTTGTCAGCATTATCGACGATTATGCTTTTGGCGATTTGCGCAGCTTCCGAGCTAGGTTCACTCGGCTCAGCAATGAAACGGATTTTACCGACCTCAAAGAGAGACTCAAGCCAATCTGCAAACGCACCCTGCGCCGTCAGGTGCTGGAATATATCAAATACACTAACCGCCACGCCATCGTGCAAGAGTTCGTACCGAGCGACCAGGAGCAAAAACTCTACGATTTGGTTACGGAGTATCTTCAGTGCCCGACATTATACGCACTCCCCGCCAGTCAGAGGCAACTAATGACGTTGATATTACGCAAGCTCCTCGCGTCATCGACATATGCCATCTCTGCAACCCTCGAGGGATTGGCCAACAAGCTGGAAGCGGCGGCAATCGTTGCTGAAGCTGTCGATACTATGCCGGAAGATCTGCCAGCTAATCTTGAAGAACTTGATGAACTGGCGGACGAATGGGACGAGGATGAGAATGCCTCAACACCGGGCCAAAAAAACAAATTGGCTCCTGAACAACTCGCAGAGTTGCGCCTTGAGATGGCCCAACTGCGTGAATTCCATGCGCTGGCAAAATCAATCGTCAGGAATTCTAAAGGCGAAGTACTTCTCACCGCCCTGAGAAAAGGGTTTGCGGCTGCGTCTCATGCCCAGGAAAAGCAAGGGGCTACTACATTACAACAAAAAGCTGTCATATTTACGGAGTCACGGCGCACCCAGGAGTATTTGTTTAACGTTCTGCAACAAACCGAATTCGCCGGAAAGGTCATGCTTTTTAACGGCACCAATACCGATTCCCTTTCAAAGGGAATTCTTCAGCGATGGCTGGAAAAACATGCTGGCACCGATCGTATTAGCGGTTCACCCAGCGCCAATATGCGAGCCGCTCTAGTTGAGCATTTTCGTGACGATGCTTCCATTCTTATTGCTACGGAAGCGGCTGCTGAGGGCATCAACCTGCAGTTCTGCAACCTAGTCGTAAATTATGACTTGCCATGGAACCCGCAACGCATTGAGCAACGGATTGGTCGCTGCCACCGCTACGGACAAAAATACGACGTCGTGGTGGTCAATTTCTTGAACAAGAGTAACGCGGCTGATCAACGTGTTTATGAACTGCTTGACGAAAAATTCCGTCTTTTCAACGGGGTGTTCGGAGCCAGTGATGAAGTTCTTGGGATTGTCGAATCTGGCGTCGATTTTGAAAAGCGCATAGCATCCATTTACCAACAATGTCGAACACAGGAGCAGATTCAGTTCGAATTCGACCAGCTTCAAAAAGAACTCGAAGTTCAAATCGTTGAGGGACAGCGGGATGCCAGGGAAAAACTCTTAGATAATTTTGATCAGGAGGTGGTCGAAAAAGTTCGAATCCAGAGTCACGATTATCTGGATCGATTCAACGGCCTCTTATGGATGATTACCCAACACCTTCTTGGGGATTATGCCAATTTTGACGGAACGGCGCACACCTTCACCCTATTAAAAAACCCTTTCCCGAAGGAAACCATCCACCCGGGACCCTACCGAATGGGAAAAGCAGTTGATGATGTCAATACTTACCGCGTTGGCCACCCTCTGGCTCAGCGCCTGCTTAGTCGTGCTTCCTCGCTGCAAACTCCATCGGCGCATGTAGTTTTCGATTATGCCGGGAGCGGTAAGAATATTACTTGTCTGCAATCGTTTCTCGGGAAGTCTGGTTGGCTTCAATGCTGCCTATGTACCGTAACCGCATTGGAGACTGAAGACCACCTAGTGTTTGCAGGAGTAACCGATGAAGGGCAGTTACTTGATGACACACAATGCCGGCGCTTGTTTGATTTAGCAGGGCAAACTGAAAACACCTTAGCCTTGCCTGGTGAAATTTCCCAACGACTTGACCAGCAAGTTTCAGCCCGACGCCAAGAAATCCTTACGAGTATGGACAATCGAAACGGGCGATGGTTTGAAGTGGAGATGGACAAACTGGACAAATGGGCTGAAGACCGTCGCGTTTCTCTTCGTACTGAGTTAGAAGACCTTGACGATGCGCTTAAAGAAGCTCGCAAGGCAGCTAGGATGGCGCCCAATCTTCCGGACAAATTAGAACGGCAACGAGAAATACGCAAGTTTGAAACCAAGAGAGATGAAGCTTGGCGCAACTATGACCAGGCCAGCCGCGATGTTGATAGGCAGAAAGACACGTTGCTGGACGAGATCAGCCAGCGGTTACAGCAAGCAACCGAAAAGACGACGCTCTTTTCTTTGCGTTGGGTACTGACATAG
- a CDS encoding DUF262 domain-containing protein, with protein sequence MMDGMTTFTSDKESLQDVLKAISTGKYQLPEFQRGWVWDDAHIMSLLASVSLSYPIGAVMMLENGNKDVRFKPRPVEGVELALPVEPERFILDGQQRLTSLYQAIILNRAVKTKDIRKKEILRWYYIDMAKALNSNGDREDAIESLPEDRKIKNFRNEIVEDYSTPEAEFEHMLFPLSLILDCAKWRSGYNRHWGYDPQKTEFFDTFERAVVDRFKQYQIPVIKLLKETPKVAVCQVFEKVNTGGVSLTVFELVTATFAADGYNLREDWEGKHNERGHKIATGRKDRIHSQIALRSIGADELLQVISLLSTYIRKKEDSGAAVGCKRADILKLKLDDYRKWVELATSGFEKAGRFLFQHKIFSNRDLPYGTQIVPLAAILAIIGDKADTDVVRAKLGRWYWCGVFGELYGSSVETRFARDVVEVMNWVNGGQEPSTVSESNFSPGRFDTLRTRNSAAYKGLYALLMQDGCLDFRTGEPIQVQTYFADIIDIHHIFPHDWCVKKHIESKYSESIVNKTALSYRTNRIIGGNAPGQYLKALRDKCSIDEKRQDQILVTHLIDPETLKKDDFKSFYNKRKEALLNRIEQATGKTIGRQAPPQTENADADGELTEEEEQE encoded by the coding sequence ATGATGGATGGAATGACGACCTTCACCAGTGACAAGGAGTCTCTGCAGGATGTCTTGAAAGCGATCTCAACCGGGAAATACCAGTTGCCAGAATTTCAACGCGGGTGGGTCTGGGATGATGCCCATATCATGAGTCTTTTAGCCAGCGTCTCTTTGTCGTACCCAATTGGCGCCGTCATGATGCTAGAGAATGGGAATAAAGACGTTAGATTCAAACCACGGCCTGTCGAAGGTGTTGAACTAGCTTTACCGGTTGAACCTGAACGTTTCATCCTCGACGGTCAGCAGCGCCTCACCTCACTCTACCAAGCAATCATACTCAATCGGGCTGTAAAAACAAAGGACATCAGGAAGAAGGAAATCCTCCGTTGGTACTATATTGATATGGCCAAGGCTCTAAACTCAAATGGGGACAGGGAAGACGCTATCGAGAGCCTGCCGGAAGACAGGAAGATAAAGAACTTTAGGAACGAGATAGTCGAAGACTACTCTACTCCTGAAGCCGAATTCGAGCATATGTTATTCCCGCTCTCTTTGATCCTAGATTGCGCCAAATGGCGGTCCGGTTACAACAGGCATTGGGGTTATGACCCGCAGAAAACCGAATTCTTCGACACTTTCGAACGGGCAGTCGTTGATCGATTCAAACAATACCAAATCCCCGTTATCAAGTTGCTGAAAGAGACCCCGAAAGTTGCCGTTTGCCAAGTCTTCGAAAAGGTCAACACCGGTGGTGTATCGTTAACGGTATTCGAATTGGTTACTGCCACTTTCGCCGCCGACGGCTATAACCTTCGAGAAGACTGGGAGGGAAAACACAACGAACGAGGACACAAGATTGCCACCGGTCGCAAGGACAGGATACATAGCCAAATTGCATTGCGCTCTATAGGTGCTGATGAATTATTACAGGTCATTTCTCTTTTATCTACCTATATCCGGAAAAAGGAGGACTCAGGTGCAGCTGTTGGCTGCAAACGAGCAGATATTTTGAAACTCAAACTCGATGATTATAGAAAATGGGTAGAATTGGCCACTTCTGGATTTGAAAAAGCCGGGCGCTTCCTTTTCCAACACAAGATATTTTCCAATAGAGATCTTCCTTATGGAACGCAGATTGTCCCCTTGGCCGCTATTCTAGCGATTATTGGGGACAAAGCAGACACTGATGTGGTGCGTGCAAAGCTGGGCAGATGGTATTGGTGTGGCGTTTTCGGTGAATTATATGGTAGTTCCGTCGAAACACGTTTTGCCCGAGATGTTGTCGAGGTTATGAATTGGGTAAACGGCGGCCAAGAGCCATCAACAGTGTCAGAAAGTAACTTTTCCCCCGGGCGTTTCGACACTTTACGCACTCGTAATAGTGCGGCGTACAAAGGATTATACGCATTGCTTATGCAAGACGGTTGCCTGGACTTTCGCACTGGGGAACCCATTCAGGTCCAAACGTATTTTGCAGATATTATCGACATACATCATATCTTTCCTCATGATTGGTGCGTGAAGAAACATATCGAGTCCAAATACTCAGAATCCATTGTCAATAAAACCGCACTTTCATACCGCACTAATAGAATCATTGGCGGCAACGCTCCAGGCCAGTACTTGAAAGCTCTACGCGATAAATGTAGTATCGATGAAAAGCGCCAGGACCAGATACTTGTCACCCACCTTATTGATCCGGAAACCCTCAAGAAAGATGACTTTAAAAGCTTCTATAACAAGCGCAAAGAAGCTCTATTGAACAGGATAGAACAAGCAACCGGGAAGACGATCGGCCGACAGGCGCCGCCCCAAACCGAAAACGCGGACGCAGATGGCGAACTTACCGAAGAAGAGGAACAGGAATGA
- a CDS encoding HNH endonuclease: MSVCLFCKTEGIFRTREHIIPESLGNDIDILENVICEKCQNYFGTEIERPALEKTNLAFWRSYLGIRTKRNHLPFVNLDPPKRGAIPSFHPFTEFGVGFTAHEDGSTSMDVSNRWQKENLLRDKLRYILVFTPWHLSILGRFLGKVGLEFVALNDINFALSPEFDQIRNFVRFGLTKSLWPIYCGREGRTTDLKGPIMWDGVEGRQEIECYRYSLAKREKGGMVFAFSIGTDIMLLCLSSDLPDPDIEKCITGVKLSCLYYHDGTW, encoded by the coding sequence ATGAGTGTTTGTCTATTCTGCAAAACAGAAGGCATATTTCGAACCAGAGAACATATTATTCCGGAATCCCTCGGTAATGACATCGATATTCTAGAAAATGTCATTTGCGAGAAATGTCAAAATTACTTCGGTACAGAAATTGAACGACCGGCTCTCGAAAAAACCAACTTAGCATTTTGGCGAAGCTACCTCGGAATACGAACCAAGAGAAATCACCTTCCGTTCGTGAACCTTGATCCGCCAAAAAGAGGAGCGATTCCATCCTTTCATCCTTTCACTGAATTCGGGGTTGGGTTCACTGCCCATGAAGATGGTTCCACATCTATGGATGTGAGCAATCGGTGGCAAAAAGAAAACCTACTACGTGATAAATTGCGGTATATTCTGGTTTTCACTCCTTGGCATTTGAGCATACTTGGGAGATTCTTAGGCAAAGTAGGCCTTGAATTTGTGGCTTTGAATGATATCAACTTCGCACTAAGTCCCGAATTTGACCAAATAAGGAACTTCGTCCGTTTTGGTTTAACCAAGAGCCTCTGGCCGATATATTGTGGGCGAGAGGGAAGAACAACTGACCTCAAAGGTCCAATCATGTGGGATGGTGTTGAAGGGCGGCAAGAGATTGAATGCTATCGCTACTCTTTGGCCAAAAGAGAAAAAGGGGGGATGGTTTTTGCCTTTTCAATTGGCACTGATATTATGCTGCTTTGCCTATCCAGCGATTTGCCAGATCCAGATATCGAAAAATGTATTACAGGTGTCAAACTGTCGTGTTTGTACTACCATGACGGTACTTGGTGA